Proteins encoded together in one Cyanobacterium stanieri LEGE 03274 window:
- a CDS encoding MAPEG family protein: MLLGPSIITVFALLVYFVTIINVGRARFKYNVMPPATSGDENFERVLRVQENTLEQLIFFLPLLWIFSYFVSEMWGMILGGTWVVGRILYAWGYAKEAKKRAPGFAISTLSGLALLGVSLVKLMLMAYEAYL; the protein is encoded by the coding sequence ATGTTATTAGGACCTAGCATTATTACAGTATTTGCTCTTTTAGTTTATTTTGTCACCATTATAAACGTAGGTAGAGCCAGATTTAAATATAACGTCATGCCCCCTGCCACTAGCGGAGACGAAAACTTTGAAAGAGTCTTAAGAGTACAAGAAAATACCCTCGAACAACTTATCTTCTTCTTACCCCTCCTCTGGATTTTTTCTTACTTTGTTAGTGAAATGTGGGGTATGATATTGGGTGGTACTTGGGTTGTGGGTAGAATTCTTTATGCTTGGGGTTATGCCAAGGAAGCTAAAAAAAGAGCCCCCGGATTCGCCATTAGTACCCTCAGCGGTTTAGCTTTACTCGGTGTATCTTTGGTTAAGCTAATGTTGATGGCTTACGAAGCATATTTATAA
- a CDS encoding carotenoid oxygenase family protein, producing MVQIENKPVENKSYSLEDWRKGYESQPHEKEYWIEDIEGEIPPDLRGTLYRNGPGLLEVYGTPLNHPFDGDGMICSFKFTDEGCYFRNSYVKTKEYLEEKEAQKMLYRGVFGSQKPGGILGNIFDIKVKNIANTNVIKLGKKLLALWEAALPYYLDPETLETKKLDNLDGILKDGDVFSAHPRIDPHSPFNNGKPSLINFGIKPGLSSTINIYEFDLEGNILQQYSHITPGFCFIHDFLITPNYIIFFQNPTSYNPLPFVFGIKGAGECLDFKENETTKIILIPRHTPHKDVITLETNAGFIFHHANAFEKDEKTLIIDSVCYAKLSQINPDKSYKEVDFDELAPGQLFRFKLDLNTQKVEKELLNQRCVEFPFINPENVGRDYRYLFIGATHNATKNAPLQALLKFDLYTKEEQLYSFAPKGFAGEPIFVPKNNTTGEDDAWILDLIYDSENHRSDLVIFDGKDISQPVATLHLKQHIPYGLHGSWASTIDN from the coding sequence ATGGTACAAATAGAAAATAAACCAGTAGAAAATAAATCCTATAGCTTAGAAGACTGGCGTAAAGGTTACGAATCTCAACCCCACGAAAAAGAATATTGGATAGAAGATATAGAAGGAGAAATCCCCCCTGACTTACGGGGTACATTATATCGTAATGGGCCTGGATTATTAGAAGTATATGGCACACCCTTAAATCATCCCTTTGATGGAGATGGCATGATTTGCTCATTTAAATTTACAGATGAGGGTTGTTATTTTCGTAATAGTTATGTAAAAACAAAAGAATATTTAGAAGAAAAAGAAGCTCAAAAAATGCTCTATCGAGGGGTATTTGGTAGCCAAAAACCAGGGGGAATTTTAGGTAATATCTTTGATATAAAAGTAAAAAATATTGCCAATACTAATGTTATCAAGCTAGGAAAAAAATTATTAGCATTATGGGAGGCCGCATTACCTTATTATTTAGATCCAGAAACCTTAGAAACAAAAAAATTAGATAATTTAGATGGTATTTTAAAAGACGGTGATGTTTTTTCAGCGCACCCTAGAATCGATCCTCATTCACCATTTAATAACGGTAAACCTTCCTTAATTAATTTTGGTATAAAGCCTGGTTTATCTAGCACCATCAATATTTACGAATTTGATTTAGAAGGAAATATCTTACAACAATATAGCCATATTACCCCCGGATTTTGCTTTATTCATGATTTTTTAATTACTCCCAACTATATTATTTTCTTCCAAAATCCTACCAGTTATAATCCTTTACCCTTTGTATTTGGGATTAAGGGCGCTGGGGAATGTTTAGATTTTAAAGAGAATGAAACCACTAAAATTATTTTAATTCCTCGCCATACACCCCATAAAGATGTCATTACCTTAGAAACAAATGCAGGGTTTATTTTTCACCATGCCAATGCTTTTGAAAAAGATGAAAAAACTTTAATTATTGACTCAGTATGCTATGCCAAATTGAGTCAAATTAACCCCGATAAAAGTTATAAAGAGGTAGATTTTGATGAACTTGCACCCGGGCAATTATTCCGTTTTAAACTAGATTTAAATACTCAAAAAGTAGAAAAGGAATTACTTAATCAACGGTGTGTAGAATTTCCTTTTATCAATCCTGAAAATGTCGGGAGAGATTATCGTTATTTGTTCATCGGTGCTACCCATAACGCCACTAAAAATGCTCCTCTACAGGCTTTGTTAAAATTTGATTTATATACTAAAGAAGAACAATTATATTCCTTTGCCCCTAAAGGTTTTGCCGGTGAGCCTATTTTTGTACCAAAAAACAATACTACAGGGGAAGATGATGCTTGGATATTAGATTTAATTTATGACTCCGAAAATCATCGCTCGGATTTGGTGATATTTGATGGTAAAGATATTTCGCAACCTGTAGCTACTTTACATCTTAAGCAACATATCCCTTATGGGTTGCATGGTAGTTGGGCTTCCACAATTGACAACTAA
- a CDS encoding glycerol-3-phosphate dehydrogenase/oxidase — protein MTIQLIERQKQLEKLKNEEFDCLIIGGGATGTGSALEANKRGLKVALVERFDFASGTSSRSTKLLHGGVRYLEQAFKRLDVEQFNLVRDALSERKNVIHIAPHLAKPLPLIIPLYQFWQIPYFFTGLLMYDLLSGKQSLGRSRLLSIKDTLELFPSLNTEGMIASVMYYDGQFDDARLNVEVAMKAIEQGCAIANYLEVIEIIKENDKCRGAVVKDSLSGETFPIKAEVVVNATGPYSDSIRHLDQAEAEKILKVSSGVHIVVDKAYAPGDGALLIPKTDDGRVIFIVPWRQFTLIGTTDEEAQVNDNPQPTEEEIEYLMAYANRYLTETINRQDVLSAWSGLRPLVSPNHSANSTAKISRDHTILKSKSGLITITGGKWTTFRKMAADTINQVIKQLSSPSGFSGHSSELIPVAGGENYDFDQLDQKLALTIEDEAIRHHLINYYGSRAIAINTIIEEYGIERLAPQYPFITAEVAYVCRYEMAQKSEDILSRRFRLTFLDSAVSKQVTEKVNTIIEKEKATINQEKITVNS, from the coding sequence ATGACCATACAGCTAATTGAAAGGCAAAAACAATTAGAAAAACTGAAAAATGAAGAATTTGACTGCTTGATTATCGGAGGAGGTGCAACAGGCACAGGCTCTGCATTAGAGGCTAATAAGAGAGGTTTAAAAGTAGCCCTGGTTGAAAGATTTGACTTTGCGTCGGGTACGAGTAGCCGTAGTACAAAATTATTGCATGGTGGGGTAAGATATTTAGAACAGGCTTTTAAACGTTTGGACGTTGAGCAATTTAATTTGGTAAGGGATGCCCTATCAGAAAGAAAAAATGTCATTCACATTGCCCCCCACTTAGCCAAGCCTTTACCCTTGATAATTCCTTTATATCAGTTTTGGCAAATTCCCTATTTTTTCACAGGGTTGTTAATGTATGATTTACTATCAGGAAAACAAAGTTTAGGGCGCAGTCGTTTACTTAGTATTAAAGATACTTTAGAGTTATTTCCCTCCCTCAATACCGAAGGTATGATTGCCAGTGTCATGTATTATGATGGGCAGTTTGATGATGCTAGGCTTAATGTGGAAGTAGCCATGAAAGCCATTGAGCAAGGATGTGCGATCGCAAATTACCTCGAAGTCATTGAAATTATCAAGGAAAATGATAAATGTAGGGGGGCAGTGGTAAAAGATAGCCTTAGTGGTGAAACCTTCCCTATCAAAGCCGAAGTTGTAGTTAATGCCACAGGGCCTTATAGTGATAGTATAAGACATTTAGACCAAGCCGAAGCCGAAAAGATACTCAAAGTAAGCTCAGGGGTACACATTGTTGTCGATAAAGCCTACGCCCCTGGAGATGGTGCTTTATTGATTCCTAAAACCGATGATGGTAGGGTTATTTTCATTGTACCTTGGCGTCAATTTACCCTCATTGGTACAACGGACGAAGAAGCGCAAGTTAATGATAATCCTCAGCCGACGGAAGAAGAAATCGAATATTTAATGGCATACGCTAACCGCTATCTAACCGAAACCATTAATCGTCAAGATGTCTTATCGGCATGGAGTGGATTACGCCCCCTTGTTTCTCCTAACCATAGTGCTAATTCTACCGCTAAAATTTCCCGAGATCATACTATTCTTAAGTCTAAAAGTGGTTTAATCACCATTACAGGGGGAAAATGGACGACTTTCCGCAAAATGGCGGCCGATACCATCAACCAAGTTATTAAACAATTATCCTCCCCTAGTGGTTTTTCTGGTCATTCTTCTGAGTTAATTCCCGTGGCAGGGGGCGAAAACTATGATTTTGATCAATTAGATCAAAAATTAGCTTTAACCATTGAAGATGAGGCTATTAGACATCACCTAATTAATTATTATGGTTCAAGGGCGATCGCCATTAATACCATCATAGAAGAATATGGCATCGAAAGATTAGCTCCCCAATATCCCTTCATCACCGCCGAGGTTGCCTACGTTTGTCGCTATGAAATGGCACAAAAATCAGAGGATATTTTATCCCGTAGATTTAGGTTAACATTCCTAGACTCCGCCGTCAGTAAGCAAGTAACAGAAAAAGTAAATACCATCATTGAAAAGGAAAAAGCAACCATAAATCAAGAAAAAATAACCGTTAACTCTTAA
- a CDS encoding YebC/PmpR family DNA-binding transcriptional regulator: MAGHSKWANIKRQKARVDAKKGKTFTQLSRAIIVAARNGIADIDGNFQLRTAVEKAKAAGIPNDNIERAIAKGAGTYSDGEANLEEIRYEGYGIGGVAVLIEALTDNRNRTAADIREAFSKNGGNLGETGCVSWMFDHKGVVILEGEIDEDKLLEVSLEADAQSYEIIEEEDYQGVEIFSEVTNLENLNQHLQNHFSVKEAELRWIPNNFVEINDPEQTKYLLRLMDALESLDDVQNVTANFELIDD, from the coding sequence ATGGCAGGGCATAGTAAGTGGGCGAATATCAAAAGACAAAAAGCGAGGGTTGATGCTAAAAAAGGTAAAACTTTTACCCAACTTTCTCGGGCAATTATTGTAGCAGCCCGTAATGGTATTGCTGATATTGATGGTAATTTTCAGTTACGTACGGCGGTAGAAAAGGCTAAGGCCGCGGGGATACCTAATGATAACATTGAAAGGGCGATCGCAAAGGGCGCTGGTACTTATAGTGACGGGGAAGCCAACTTAGAAGAAATTCGTTACGAAGGTTATGGCATTGGAGGAGTTGCGGTATTGATTGAAGCCCTAACAGATAATCGCAATCGCACCGCCGCCGACATCAGGGAAGCCTTTAGTAAAAATGGCGGCAATTTGGGGGAAACGGGTTGTGTTAGTTGGATGTTTGATCATAAGGGGGTGGTAATATTAGAAGGGGAAATAGACGAAGATAAGTTGTTAGAAGTATCTTTGGAGGCGGATGCCCAAAGTTATGAAATTATTGAGGAGGAAGATTATCAGGGGGTAGAAATTTTTAGTGAGGTGACAAATTTAGAAAACCTTAACCAACATTTGCAAAATCATTTTTCGGTGAAGGAGGCAGAATTACGTTGGATTCCTAATAATTTTGTAGAAATTAATGATCCTGAACAAACTAAATATTTATTAAGATTAATGGATGCTTTAGAGTCTTTGGATGATGTTCAAAATGTCACCGCTAATTTTGAATTAATTGATGATTAA
- the folP gene encoding dihydropteroate synthase, which yields MQIRNYSFDWNQRTYIMGILNVTPDSFSDGGEYNELQKAVNQALTMVQDGANIIDIGGQSTRPGALEVTLEEELNRVIPVIEAIREKTDIPISVDTTRAEVAKRAIASGVDIINDISGATFDPNMLDTVARLQVPIILMHIRGNPQTMQTMTDYQDLIAEIEEFFLDRIAQCLQKGILQSNIIIDPGIGFAKNYQQNIAILNNIKKLKNLGFPMLIGTSRKSFIGKILNENDPAKRVWGTAATCYHAIAQGADILRVHDVAPMYDITRVADAITRSKQG from the coding sequence ATGCAGATAAGAAATTATAGTTTTGACTGGAATCAGCGCACCTACATCATGGGAATACTCAATGTTACTCCCGATAGTTTTAGTGATGGGGGAGAATATAATGAATTACAAAAAGCTGTAAATCAAGCCCTTACCATGGTACAAGATGGGGCGAATATAATTGATATTGGGGGGCAATCCACACGCCCTGGGGCGCTGGAGGTGACTTTGGAGGAGGAGTTAAATCGAGTTATTCCCGTTATCGAGGCTATTCGTGAAAAAACAGATATTCCTATTTCCGTTGATACCACAAGGGCTGAAGTGGCAAAAAGGGCGATCGCCTCTGGGGTTGATATAATTAATGATATATCAGGGGCAACATTCGATCCTAATATGTTAGATACTGTTGCCCGTTTACAAGTGCCGATTATTTTAATGCACATTCGGGGTAATCCTCAAACTATGCAAACCATGACGGATTATCAAGATTTAATCGCAGAAATTGAAGAATTTTTCCTTGATAGAATTGCCCAATGTCTCCAAAAAGGCATCCTTCAATCTAATATTATCATTGATCCTGGCATTGGTTTTGCTAAAAATTATCAGCAAAATATCGCAATTCTAAATAATATTAAAAAATTAAAAAATCTTGGTTTTCCAATGCTTATTGGCACTTCTCGAAAAAGTTTTATCGGTAAAATATTAAATGAAAATGACCCAGCAAAAAGGGTATGGGGGACAGCTGCTACTTGTTATCATGCCATTGCTCAAGGTGCTGATATTTTGAGGGTTCATGATGTTGCACCAATGTACGATATTACTAGGGTTGCTGATGCTATTACTCGGTCAAAACAAGGTTAG
- a CDS encoding M20 metallopeptidase family protein, translating to MDTIIKKTQIRDQIFDLQPQLVEWRRRMHQYPELGFRENLTADFISHKLKEWGIEHQKGVAKTGIVATIKSDFDGKVLAIRADMDALPVLELNEVSYKSRHEGIMHACGHDGHSAIALGIAHYLAHNKDKFRGTVKIIFQPAEEGPGGAKPMIEEGVLQNPDVDAIVGLHLWNNLPLGTVGVREGALMAAVECFKCQIFGKGGHGAMPDQTIDSIMVGSQIVNSLQTIVSRNIKPTDSAVVTVGTFQGGTALNVIADSVKMSGTVRYFNPKYEQYIGDRIEAIIKGICQSHGAKYDLDYWQLYPPVINNARITDLVRSVALDVVETPLGVVPECQTMGGEDMSFFLQKVPGCYFFLGSANAEKGLNFPHHHPRFDFDETALSLGVEMFARCVETINS from the coding sequence ATGGATACTATCATTAAAAAAACTCAAATTCGTGATCAAATTTTTGATTTACAACCCCAATTAGTAGAATGGCGCCGTAGAATGCACCAATATCCCGAATTAGGTTTTAGGGAAAATTTAACTGCTGATTTCATTAGCCATAAACTAAAAGAATGGGGCATTGAACATCAAAAAGGAGTTGCCAAAACAGGTATTGTTGCCACCATTAAAAGTGACTTTGACGGAAAAGTTTTAGCAATTCGAGCGGATATGGATGCTTTGCCCGTACTAGAGTTAAATGAAGTATCTTATAAGTCTCGCCATGAGGGAATTATGCACGCCTGTGGTCATGATGGACATAGTGCGATCGCCCTTGGAATTGCCCATTATTTAGCCCATAACAAGGATAAATTTAGAGGTACAGTCAAAATCATCTTTCAACCAGCAGAAGAAGGCCCAGGAGGCGCTAAACCGATGATAGAAGAAGGGGTTTTACAGAATCCTGATGTAGATGCGATCGTAGGTTTACACCTGTGGAACAATTTACCCCTAGGCACTGTGGGTGTGAGAGAAGGGGCTTTGATGGCGGCGGTAGAATGTTTTAAGTGCCAAATTTTTGGTAAAGGAGGCCACGGGGCGATGCCCGATCAAACCATTGACTCAATTATGGTAGGCTCACAAATAGTTAATAGCTTACAAACCATCGTCAGTCGTAACATAAAACCCACGGATTCAGCGGTTGTCACCGTAGGCACATTTCAAGGGGGGACAGCTTTAAATGTCATCGCTGATAGCGTTAAAATGAGTGGTACGGTGCGCTATTTTAATCCCAAATACGAACAGTATATTGGCGACAGAATAGAAGCTATTATCAAAGGAATTTGCCAAAGCCATGGAGCAAAATATGACCTTGACTACTGGCAACTGTATCCCCCTGTAATTAATAATGCTCGTATTACTGATTTAGTGAGAAGTGTTGCCCTTGATGTGGTGGAAACTCCTTTGGGGGTTGTGCCTGAATGTCAAACCATGGGGGGGGAGGATATGTCTTTTTTCTTACAAAAAGTTCCGGGTTGTTATTTCTTTTTAGGTTCAGCTAATGCCGAAAAAGGGCTTAATTTTCCCCATCATCATCCCCGTTTTGATTTTGATGAAACTGCCCTTAGTTTGGGGGTGGAAATGTTTGCTCGTTGTGTGGAAACTATTAATAGTTAA
- a CDS encoding succinate dehydrogenase/fumarate reductase flavoprotein subunit gives MLQHDVIIVGGGLAGCRAALEIKKQNQDIDVALVAKTHPIRSHSVAAQGGIAATLKNVDPEDDWKAHAFDTVKGSDYLADQDAVAYLTKEAPEVIIELEHLGVLFSRLEDGKIAQRAFGGHSHKRTCYAADKTGHAILHELVNNLRRFGVQIYDEWYVMDLILEEKPSGQQEAKGVVMFNIDDGNVQVARAKAVMFATGGYGRVFNTTSNDYASTGDGLGMCAIAQLPLEDMEFVQFHPTGLYPVGVLISEAVRGEGAYLRNSEGERFMANYAPNQMELAPRDITSRAIVKEIRAGRGIHSDGRAGGPYIHLDLTHMGKEKIMSRVPFCWEEAHRLVGIDAVHEPMPVRPTAHYCMGGIPVNTDGRIRQDKDTLVEGFFAAGECACVSVHGANRLGSNSLLECVVYGRKTGRAIALYVQNREFPTINEIPYLETAQARIDCLLNQRGNLRINELRQRFQDTMTEHCGVFRSQDIMQQGLDKIQELKSLYNQIFLDDKSTYWNTELIEALELKNIMVVGEMILTSAMQRQESRGAHSREDFPQRDDQQFLQHTLAYHHPDGVKIDYMPVVINMFEPKERKY, from the coding sequence ATGTTACAGCATGATGTCATTATCGTTGGCGGTGGTTTAGCAGGTTGTCGGGCGGCCTTGGAAATCAAAAAGCAAAATCAAGATATAGATGTGGCTTTGGTGGCAAAAACCCATCCCATTCGCTCCCATTCTGTGGCGGCACAAGGAGGCATTGCGGCAACATTAAAAAATGTTGACCCTGAGGATGATTGGAAAGCCCACGCCTTTGATACGGTCAAGGGTTCGGACTATCTAGCCGATCAAGATGCGGTGGCATATTTAACCAAGGAAGCCCCCGAAGTAATTATTGAGTTGGAACATTTGGGGGTGTTATTTTCCCGTTTGGAAGATGGAAAAATTGCCCAAAGGGCTTTTGGGGGGCATTCTCACAAGCGCACCTGTTATGCAGCCGATAAAACTGGTCATGCTATTTTACATGAATTGGTGAACAATTTACGACGTTTCGGGGTGCAGATATATGATGAATGGTATGTGATGGATTTGATTTTGGAGGAGAAGCCTTCGGGGCAACAGGAAGCCAAAGGAGTAGTAATGTTTAACATTGATGATGGTAATGTGCAAGTGGCTAGGGCTAAGGCAGTGATGTTTGCCACGGGGGGTTATGGACGGGTTTTTAATACTACTTCTAATGATTATGCTTCTACGGGGGATGGTTTGGGAATGTGTGCGATCGCCCAGTTGCCCTTAGAAGACATGGAATTTGTCCAATTTCATCCTACGGGTTTATATCCTGTGGGGGTATTAATCTCGGAAGCGGTGAGGGGAGAAGGGGCTTATTTGCGCAACAGCGAGGGGGAAAGATTTATGGCAAACTATGCCCCCAATCAAATGGAACTCGCCCCCCGTGACATCACCTCTAGGGCGATTGTGAAAGAGATTCGGGCGGGGAGGGGTATCCACAGCGATGGCAGGGCAGGAGGGCCTTATATACATCTGGATTTGACTCACATGGGTAAGGAAAAAATTATGAGTCGTGTACCTTTTTGTTGGGAGGAAGCCCATCGGTTGGTGGGTATTGATGCGGTGCATGAGCCCATGCCCGTGCGCCCCACTGCCCATTATTGTATGGGGGGAATCCCTGTGAATACCGATGGGAGGATACGTCAGGATAAAGATACCCTTGTAGAAGGCTTTTTTGCGGCGGGGGAGTGTGCCTGTGTATCGGTACATGGCGCCAACCGTTTGGGTAGTAATTCCTTGTTGGAATGCGTGGTATATGGCAGAAAAACGGGAAGGGCGATCGCACTTTATGTGCAAAATAGAGAGTTTCCTACCATCAACGAAATACCATATTTAGAAACCGCCCAAGCCAGAATCGATTGTTTACTCAATCAGCGGGGAAATTTGAGAATTAATGAATTAAGGCAAAGGTTTCAGGATACCATGACAGAACATTGTGGGGTGTTTCGCTCTCAAGATATAATGCAGCAAGGATTAGATAAAATTCAAGAACTTAAATCCCTTTACAATCAAATTTTCCTTGACGATAAATCAACCTACTGGAATACAGAATTAATCGAAGCTCTCGAATTAAAAAATATCATGGTAGTAGGAGAAATGATTCTCACCTCCGCCATGCAACGGCAGGAAAGCCGAGGCGCCCATTCACGGGAAGACTTCCCCCAACGTGATGATCAACAATTTTTGCAACATACCCTCGCCTATCATCACCCTGATGGGGTAAAAATCGATTATATGCCCGTAGTTATCAATATGTTTGAACCCAAGGAAAGAAAATATTAG
- a CDS encoding c-type cytochrome produces the protein MRKLSIFTVTLITIIAFNLFYIPRAIAQINLTQINQNIHEPSKLFEINCAGCHLNGGNIIRRGKNLKLKALQKNSYDTPESIATIITNGKNNMSAYGDRLSKQQINDLSNYILNQAKNNWK, from the coding sequence ATGCGAAAATTATCTATTTTTACAGTTACACTAATTACTATTATTGCCTTTAATTTATTTTATATTCCAAGGGCGATCGCCCAGATAAACTTAACTCAAATTAATCAAAATATTCATGAACCTAGTAAACTTTTTGAGATTAACTGTGCAGGGTGTCATCTTAATGGAGGTAATATCATTCGCAGGGGCAAAAACTTAAAATTAAAAGCCCTTCAAAAAAATAGTTACGATACCCCTGAGTCCATAGCAACTATAATCACTAATGGCAAAAATAATATGTCGGCTTATGGCGATCGCCTTTCAAAGCAACAAATAAATGATCTTTCTAACTATATTCTAAATCAAGCAAAAAATAACTGGAAATAA
- the gcvT gene encoding glycine cleavage system aminomethyltransferase GcvT yields the protein MKSESLRTPLYSLSVESKAKFTDFAGWEMALQYEGLKKEHQAVRDEAGMFDISHMGKFYLRGKNLRSSLGYLVPTDLSTMTRGKALYSVLLNQQGGIIDDIIFYYQGSGDDGVESGILIVNASTCEKDWAWLNKHLTPKGVELLDKTQDLALIAIQGCKAESYLQSFLNVDLSHLQAFEHLTTSFEGQKVFVARTGYTGEDGFEVMTTATVAQDMWRSHLEQGVIPCGLGARDTLRLEAGMSLYGQEIDETTTPLEAGLGWLVNLNREDDFMGREILVKQKQEGLTKKLVGLQMEGRYIARHGYPIKHNNSTIGEVTSGTLSPTLNSAIALGYLPIQLSKIGQTVDIEIRGKLYPAKVVKKPFYRRK from the coding sequence ATGAAGTCTGAATCATTACGTACTCCTTTATATTCCTTGTCGGTGGAGTCTAAAGCCAAATTTACTGATTTTGCAGGGTGGGAAATGGCTTTGCAATATGAAGGCTTAAAAAAAGAGCATCAGGCAGTTAGAGACGAAGCGGGAATGTTTGATATTTCCCACATGGGTAAATTTTATTTACGGGGAAAAAATTTACGCTCTAGTTTAGGTTATCTTGTGCCAACAGATTTATCAACTATGACAAGGGGTAAGGCTCTATATTCGGTATTATTGAACCAGCAAGGAGGCATTATTGACGATATTATTTTTTATTATCAGGGTAGCGGTGATGATGGGGTAGAATCGGGAATATTAATTGTTAATGCTTCTACTTGTGAGAAGGATTGGGCTTGGTTAAATAAACACCTCACACCTAAGGGCGTTGAGTTATTGGATAAGACTCAGGATTTAGCTTTAATTGCTATCCAAGGATGTAAGGCTGAGAGTTATCTACAGTCTTTTTTGAATGTTGATTTAAGTCATTTACAGGCTTTTGAGCATTTAACCACCAGTTTTGAGGGGCAAAAAGTTTTTGTGGCTCGGACGGGTTACACTGGGGAAGATGGTTTTGAGGTGATGACTACTGCTACTGTAGCACAGGATATGTGGCGATCGCACTTAGAACAAGGGGTAATTCCCTGCGGTTTAGGGGCAAGGGATACCCTTCGATTGGAAGCGGGGATGAGTTTGTATGGGCAAGAAATAGACGAAACCACTACCCCCCTTGAAGCTGGATTGGGATGGTTAGTCAATCTTAACCGTGAGGATGACTTTATGGGGCGTGAAATCCTCGTTAAACAAAAGCAAGAGGGCTTGACTAAAAAATTGGTGGGCTTACAAATGGAGGGAAGATATATCGCCCGTCATGGTTATCCCATCAAACATAATAATAGTACCATCGGTGAAGTTACTAGCGGTACTCTTTCTCCTACCCTCAACAGTGCGATCGCCCTTGGTTATTTACCCATACAATTAAGTAAAATAGGGCAAACTGTGGATATAGAAATCAGAGGCAAACTCTACCCCGCCAAAGTTGTCAAAAAACCTTTCTATCGCCGTAAATAA
- the pheS gene encoding phenylalanine--tRNA ligase subunit alpha, whose product MATEIEIQLQTLEKEAQSAIAHSDNLKKLEELRVAYLGKKGELSLILKGMGKLSPEMRPVVGAVANQIKDKIQNSLSQQQEKLQQQQIQAQIASETIDVTMPGVSKPLGKSHPLQSTIDRVIDIFVGLGYTVAQGPQIESDYYNFEALNTPPEHPARDMQDTFYFGDGSLLRTHTSSVQIRYMENNEPPIRIIAPGRVYRRDTVDATHSAVFHQIEVLAIGKNLTFTDLKGTIKEFLRQMFGDDLPTVFRASYFPFTEPSAEVDVQWQGKWLEVMGCGMVDPNVLKAVGYDPEEYSGFAAGLGVERFAMILHKIDDIRRLYNSDLRFLNQF is encoded by the coding sequence ATGGCAACAGAAATCGAAATTCAACTACAAACCCTTGAAAAAGAAGCCCAAAGTGCGATCGCCCATAGCGATAATCTAAAAAAATTAGAAGAATTAAGAGTAGCCTACCTAGGAAAAAAAGGCGAACTATCACTAATCTTAAAAGGAATGGGCAAACTTTCCCCCGAAATGCGCCCCGTTGTCGGTGCCGTTGCCAATCAAATCAAAGATAAAATTCAAAATAGCCTCAGCCAACAACAAGAAAAATTACAACAACAACAAATACAAGCCCAAATCGCCTCAGAAACTATCGATGTCACCATGCCAGGAGTCAGTAAACCCCTCGGCAAATCCCATCCCCTCCAAAGCACCATCGACAGAGTGATTGATATATTCGTTGGTTTAGGCTATACAGTCGCCCAAGGGCCTCAAATCGAGAGCGATTACTACAACTTTGAAGCCCTTAATACCCCCCCCGAGCATCCCGCCAGAGATATGCAAGATACCTTCTACTTTGGAGATGGTAGCCTATTGCGTACCCATACTTCTTCGGTACAAATTAGATACATGGAAAATAACGAACCCCCCATCCGTATTATCGCCCCTGGGAGAGTTTATCGCCGTGACACCGTAGATGCTACCCATTCAGCAGTATTCCATCAAATCGAAGTCTTAGCCATTGGCAAAAACCTAACTTTCACCGATTTAAAAGGCACTATCAAAGAATTTTTAAGACAAATGTTTGGTGATGACTTACCCACGGTTTTCCGTGCTAGTTATTTCCCCTTTACCGAACCTTCCGCCGAAGTTGATGTACAATGGCAAGGTAAGTGGTTAGAAGTCATGGGTTGTGGTATGGTTGATCCTAATGTACTAAAAGCCGTAGGTTATGATCCAGAAGAATATAGTGGTTTTGCTGCGGGTTTAGGGGTAGAAAGATTCGCCATGATTCTCCACAAAATTGATGATATTCGTCGTTTGTACAATAGCGATTTACGTTTCCTCAATCAATTTTAA